The genomic DNA CGCTTCAATTCCAGGGATGTCATTTCGCTCATTGGAATTGCCATTGATAAGCGTCACTCGAAAGTGTTTTCCGAGTGGGTCGATCGCATATTTTGGCAACGTTTCGTTGGTGCGGTATTCATCCTCAGCCATGATGACTGCGAGATGGGGCCGCTTATCTTTACTGAAACGAAATTCTTTTCCGCCGATGAATTGAGTGCTGGTGATCGTCGGGCAAACATGTCGCTCGATATGCGAGACAATCAGGTCTGTTCCCGTGAAATGACTGACGTATGGTTCGCTGCGCGGGTTGTACATTGTGTCGGTCTGGTCGCGCATTAAAACTGCGTTCTTTCCGTTTTCAACCATACGTCGCAATCCAAACGGACGTCCCAGAACACACATGTTGGTGTGAACACCGGTCAAGATGACATTCTTGATGCCCTTGTCCTCCATGATATTCCAGACTTCGTCTCCTTGATCACTGATGTAATCTTTCTTCGGATCGATCGAAATTGCTTTGTGTTCCCGGCGCCAAGGCCATTTTGAGTCTTTCAATAGCGGGGCTAAACTCGCCTGCCAGACTTCATGTTCTTCCGGGGTGTCATCGCAACCTCCATCAGATTGATCGATCGGGTAAACCCCTTTTTCTTCCGCCGGAATTTTGTAGCACCATTGCGTGATTTCGGGGGGGAGTTTCTTTGACTTCGGAGCGTTGATTGCTCGTTGGCGTGCCGGGTGATCCTGATAAAAATCCATGCAGCCACTTGGAGCATGCAGGATCGTGACACCTCGATTGCGAGCTTCGGTGACCACTTTATTCAAGTGGGGAACCATTTCATTCACACGCATCACGGCGTTTTTGCATGTGTGCGAATCCCAGACATCGCAAACAATGAGGACGGTTTCCTCGGCTTTCCAGACTTCGTCACGTGTCAGAGTGTGAAAGAGGCGGCCTTCCTCGTTGACCGGTTTTTGATATCGCAGCGAAAGTGCCAACTCATCAGCTTGAGTTGCTTGTGCTGTCGCCAGGGTCAGCAAGGTGAACGTCAGTAAATTGAAGCGAGAGAGTCTCATCGGGGCTCCTGAAGTAATTCGATCCAGGCAACCGAGACGTGAGAGCCGGCCCTCAAACCTGTTTTCGACTTCTCGACTGTTGAGAAAAGATTGTTAAACAGGTCATTGGGCCGGACCTACGATTCCTCCCGCTTTTTTAATTTCCTGGGAGGAAGCCGTCGATAGGCAAGGATCGTCAAGTCATCTGGTTTCGAAGGAAGCTTTGGTTGAGGATCACTCATTCGTTCCAGAGCCAGGTTCGCCAGCTCAAGAACACCCTTGCGTAAACTTCCAGATCGAATTCGATTAACGATTTCTACAGATAATAGGTTATCGAACAATCCGTCAGATGCCAGTAAGACGGTATCTCGGGCTGCTAAATTTACCCACGGGCCTAGCTCGACCGACATATCTTTGGCTCCCACAACGTTGGAAACCAGATGACGATCTTCATGCGAGATCGCTTCTTTTTCGGAGAGTAAACCAGCTTCAACAGCATAACCAACCGGAGAATGAGCGATGGTTTCGTGTTTGATCTGACCTCGCTGACTGACCACCAGAATGGGGGAGTCCCCAACATGGTAAGTCCGAATTCGATTTCCTGCGATTTCGACCAAAGCTAAAGTTGTGGCCGCACCAGTGCGACCACTGAGCAAGCGGCGATTGGTCGTTTCAATCTGGTCGAGAATCATGGAGCGATAGTCGGTATCGGTCAAGGCTGTTGGCATTCCAACGAGAACCTTCAGGCTACCGCTAATGGTGATTTCAGTTTGCTCATGAAAGTCGTCGGAATCAGAAAACGCTTTCTGCAATCCTCGCATGACCGACTGCGACGCCGCTTTGCCGCCACGGTGTCCACCAAGTCCATCAGCGACAACAAGTAACCCACGTTGTGATCCGATTGAAAACGCTGTTACCGAATCTTCATTCTCAGTCGGCTTTGCCGGAGATTTGATCGAGACCCAAATCGCCTCCCCGTTGCCGAGTTGAGTTTGTGAAACTTCGGTTAGTTTTGGCGGAACCGGTTTCTCGGGCTGAAGCGGAAGCGCATCCATTTCAACCGTATCGGCGAGACGCGGATTGAAATCGGTGACCTCTTGAGACGGATCAAGCGGACTTTGTCCTGCGTCGCTCGGCATAGCT from Thalassoglobus polymorphus includes the following:
- a CDS encoding ThuA domain-containing protein, which translates into the protein MRLSRFNLLTFTLLTLATAQATQADELALSLRYQKPVNEEGRLFHTLTRDEVWKAEETVLIVCDVWDSHTCKNAVMRVNEMVPHLNKVVTEARNRGVTILHAPSGCMDFYQDHPARQRAINAPKSKKLPPEITQWCYKIPAEEKGVYPIDQSDGGCDDTPEEHEVWQASLAPLLKDSKWPWRREHKAISIDPKKDYISDQGDEVWNIMEDKGIKNVILTGVHTNMCVLGRPFGLRRMVENGKNAVLMRDQTDTMYNPRSEPYVSHFTGTDLIVSHIERHVCPTITSTQFIGGKEFRFSKDKRPHLAVIMAEDEYRTNETLPKYAIDPLGKHFRVTLINGNSNERNDIPGIEAIQDADALMVSIRRRVLPTADMKLIKDFVAAGKPVIGIRTASHAFSLRNEEPPAGFGDWKEFDAQVFGGNYHNHYGNKLVSMVQVMDVDHPVLKDVPRKEFKQGWSLYRTSPLKDGTTTLMTGTVEGQEPEPVTWTFKRADGGRSFYTSLGHIDDFENPAFRKMLLNGILWTLNKK
- a CDS encoding PP2C family protein-serine/threonine phosphatase; translated protein: MPSDAGQSPLDPSQEVTDFNPRLADTVEMDALPLQPEKPVPPKLTEVSQTQLGNGEAIWVSIKSPAKPTENEDSVTAFSIGSQRGLLVVADGLGGHRGGKAASQSVMRGLQKAFSDSDDFHEQTEITISGSLKVLVGMPTALTDTDYRSMILDQIETTNRRLLSGRTGAATTLALVEIAGNRIRTYHVGDSPILVVSQRGQIKHETIAHSPVGYAVEAGLLSEKEAISHEDRHLVSNVVGAKDMSVELGPWVNLAARDTVLLASDGLFDNLLSVEIVNRIRSGSLRKGVLELANLALERMSDPQPKLPSKPDDLTILAYRRLPPRKLKKREES